The following proteins are encoded in a genomic region of Methanosarcinales archaeon:
- a CDS encoding type II toxin-antitoxin system RelE/ParE family toxin, translated as MRSIYTSKGKRDLKKLPLDVAQSIILSINCIKNDPYSYVKKIKGTKSHPLYTHRVGEYRVILDIIDDSLLIIVIETGHRSKIYQKY; from the coding sequence ATAAGGTCAATTTATACCTCCAAGGGAAAAAGGGATCTCAAAAAACTACCTCTGGATGTTGCACAGAGCATAATTCTATCGATAAATTGTATCAAAAATGACCCATATTCTTATGTAAAAAAGATAAAGGGGACAAAAAGTCACCCTCTCTACACTCACCGAGTAGGTGAATATCGGGTAATCCTGGACATTATTGATGATAGTCTGTTGATTATAGTGATTGAAACAGGTCACAGAAGCAAAATCTACCAGAAATATTGA